The Gallus gallus isolate bGalGal1 chromosome 6, bGalGal1.mat.broiler.GRCg7b, whole genome shotgun sequence genomic interval TGGAAGCAAATTCCTCTGGGATGCTGCTACTTAACCCAGTGCATCCACAGCATGgagccctgccagccctgctgacagctgagctctgctctcttaAGGGGGCTGGGAAATCTGTCACGTACTTCAAAAGAACAGAGCTAATAACAGCTTAGGCTGCGGTTGTGGGCTTTTCTCTCTAATctccaagaaaaaagaaaaaaaaaaaagccctgaaatatttcttttgttgttttccacTCATTTGTGGATGATTTCTTGTTCTTGCTTCTCTCACGTATAAGCTCAGCTCCTCTCCAGAGCACAGCGGGGTTTGAGCTCCAGTGGTGTTTGGGGTTGTGAACTGCTTGGGGTGTGTGTGTTGCTCTGCAATGGCAATGTCTGGACGTGGGGGCTTTAGAGGTGCCTGTGTgttcagcacacagctctgacGATGCTCCATTATAGGAGCAGAACATGTAGCAAAGCCAGCCTTTCTCTTCCATTCATTAAACACAGAGGAGTTTGTTGCAGGCTTACACCCTCTGCcaaatgtgtgtgttttgtgttcTGCTATCCCCAGATGACATTTTCTGGAGTTTGGATTATTAAATTGCTGCCATTGCTCTCTGAAGGATTGCTGATGGATATGCATTTAACAATTAATACTCCCTCAGTGTGCCTGACCCCTCTGTTCTGACTGTGTTTGTTGCAGAAGCAAAAAGCCCTGTGAACCTGTGCAAACCCAACCCGTGCATGAACCAGGGCGTGTGCATCCTCAGGCCAGGAAGCTACTGGTGTGAATGCCACGGATGGGAAGGACCCCACTGCGAGAGCAGTAAGGCTCAGGGGGTGacagctgcagcacctgctcagcccccccaaacccatcccaaatctccatcccttccttAGCAGAGAGCTGGCTGTAGTTCCCTGGCAGCTGTTTGGTGGCTGGGTCTTGGTGCTGAGGGGACGTTGAGTCACACGGAGAGTAGAGAGGTTTGGGATGCTGAGCTGCACCGTTTTACACATTCACTAAGCAAGTTAAAGATTGAGAGGGTCTAATAATTTTAGTAGTCCTCCTCTCCGTTCTATTTCCCTTTCCCTGAGCCCTGCTAGAAAAAGCCCTTCTCGTGTCATCTAATGTCTGTGAGGTGTTAGACGTCAGGCCCAGAAGGTGTTTGCTTCTAACATCTGTGAGCTAAGGCTCAGAAGGTGTTTGCTAGGCTGTAAGGGACTGAGCATGTCCCTAGAGTGCTTACCCCACAGTcgtttctcttcctctccaaCAGGAGTTCCCCGAGGTGATTCCCCAAGATCCCCAGTCCTCCCTACAGACTCCCATGTGCAGCAGATTCCGGGCACTTTTCAGCACTTCTCCGGAGCCCACCGACACCCGAAAAGGTCCTGAGATGCTGACCCAGATGTGCTGAGCTCCAGTTCTCCTCCCGTGGGCACTTGGTGCTGCTCACAGGCATGACCCAGCAAGACACTGCTGCCCTTGGTTGAGTGACTGGGCCATTCCCGGTTCCTGCGCTGCACAAACTGGGCTTTCcagtgctctttttcttttggaatcaagtaaatatttgatattaagtatttatttttggcatttttatGTGTAATTGTTATATTTTTAACAGACTTCTTGAGAGGTCTTTGAGTTGGTCTGAAAACATGCAGACATCTGAGCAATTCTGGAACTAATGGCGGGTTATGGAGATGGCAGCTCTGGTTCCCAGAGCACAGGGGTTTTTGAGGAAGCCTTGAAGCAATAGGCTGGGTCAGACCCTGAGCCAGCTGTCACCTTGATGTTAGCTTTTGCATCGTCCTGAAGATTTGATTGTCTTTCTAAGCTGATGCTTGATCTTGGCCAGAAGTGATACTTTCGGTGCAAAAACTGCAGAATGAAATCAAATACAGTCCCTGGTGAGCAGGTCAGGCAGCAGGTGATGGAGTGAATGGTGTGCTACACACAGGTGGTCAGGTAAGAGGAAGAGGAACTGGTTATCAGCCTCTGTTCTTAAGCTATCcgtgctgctttcttctctgagtTTATTTGGGCCAATCTAATAAGGTTTATCTTCACAGGCATTTTGTAGCTGCCTGTTTTGTTAAGGTTTGAAAACGATTGGTTTTGCAAAACATTCAGTGGACTGTGTGaccccagagcagagctgtgacgGTTGCTGTGTGATTCTGCCTCCCGTTGGCGTTTCCAGCTGACCtgatccccagcacagcagcagcctctgcagccaGAGCTCAGCCTCTCCTGGGCTCTGATAATATTTGCGTCTCCAGAGACAGTTTGGCCTCATGCTTCTATcctccagagcagcactggatCACCAGGTCAGTTTACCCATGAAGCTATGAACTGTGCTCCCCAGGACAGCCATTCACACTGTCGTgttgctctctgctgcttttctcgTGGCATCCATCCTCTGGGCAAGGTCAGGGCAGCCCTAAGCAGGGACACGAGCAGTGGCTGCCAGTCCCAGTGAGAACAGCACCTGTTGttcagaggaggaggaaaaaccCCTTCGCTCAGATGTCCTGGTCTGAATAGTAACATCAGATGTATAAAAAGAGAGACAAATTACTCTGCAGGTTCATTGACAGAAGGACAACTGAATGAGGCTCTCCTGAGACTGAAAGATGGCACCAAGGCAAAATAATGCTATAGCAGGCTGGGAGAAGCAAGAATTTCCTCTTTTCAGTACGTGGTCTGTGTCCTTTGGTGCCTGAGGCACAGCAAAAcaggctcagctgcaggaagggctgaTGTTTCGATAGAAAGATAAGTGATTGTACCAAGATCATTTGTTTAGGCAGTGCCTCATAGGCGTTGTCTCTGCTGTACGAGTGTTATCAGAAGGGAGAATGGGCAACACCAGGATCACAGCTAACCTCACAAGCCATGGTTTGTGTTTGTGGAGCTGGCTGGATtccagctgagctgcacaggaGACTCCTCCCAATCTCTCTGTGCATCCCCTGCTGTGTGGTGGCTCCAAGATGATGACTTCTTCCCCTCTCTGCCCTGTTTGCAGTCCTCCCTTTCTGCAGGGCTTTATCAAAGGAGAGCACAAACCCATCAGCACAGCCCAGTGGCCCCGTTTGCAGGGGGCAAAGTGCTCTGAGAGGTAAGGAGGTGTCGGGGcagtgggaggagagggaaCAGCCAACCTGGTAACGTGAGTTGGGGAATGCTGGATGTGCACtgatcccacagcacagcaggacgTGGCTGAGCAGTTGTTGGAGTTGTTCCTGGCTAATTCCTTGGCCCTTTCTCCTGcaaatcttaattaaaaaaggGTAAGTGGCTCGGGGCTCTGACATAACTCCTTATTAAATTCATTCCTGCAGGCTTGCTTTGAATTCCATCAGAAATGTTTAATGAGAATGTGTCTGAAGGGAGCTTGTGCCCTGAAGGCTGGGTGATGCAGGAGCCTGGAAAGCCACGCGGGGGTCCCTGTGAGCCAGCGCTAATCCTGTCTGGGTTAGCAGGGCACAGAGCCCATGGGCAAGGCCAGCACATCACTGGGTGTCAGGGCAGCTGCTAACAGAGCTGTGAATTCCTCTTAATCTGTAGGATTCCTGCAGGAACCTTCACTAGTCACGGGCCAGGTGCTGACTGCAGGGGAGAGCCTATTTCTCCAGCAAGGAACTGGGATTTAGGTAAGTGCCATGAATTTCACCTCCTTAGGTCTTACCTTCCCTCTGCCCTTGTGTTTCTTgtgcaaagcaagcaaaatcaTGCCTCTTGTGACCAGTAAATGTCACGTGAGCTCTCCTTAAGGCCAGCTGTTGTCTTCAGCTCACAATGAGCATGCTGATCTTATTCTCTGCAGTACAAGTAAATTTGTTAATACCCCATCCATTTAAGCTAGCTTCTACACCTTAAcaagaaatgttctttttcaaCTTTAAAACGTGGCTGAGATCCTTGGAAGCTGAGTTTGTTAGCAGGTGGTTCCAATGGGGATCAAGGCAGGGTTGTGCTAGGAAAGGCTGGAGCTGATACTGATGGGCAGAGCTGCTACGGAACTCCCTTGCTAAcccttcttcttcctttccagctaaaccccttcctccttttcccgTCAGTGATGGGAGCAGGCACCAAGCACCGCACACAGTTGCTATCTGGTGGCAAGCAGAAGGTAAGGGACTTCTCACACATCTTTTCTCTCTACTGATTGGTTTTGCTATTGGAGCTACTGGCAGGAGCCTGCTTGGTGTTGTTTGTGCAGACTTGCAGGGATCTTGCTGTGTTCAGTAGGTTCGCTACCAGAAAggtttttcatttccattgttGTCACTCTAGAATACTAAATTATTTGTTTAAGACTTCGTCCTTGTGGATGGCCTAGCTAAGGAACTTCATAATGGTGGTGGTTTGAAGTGCATGAAAGATACTAGAAAGCAGATCAGGGACAAGCCTCACTAAAACAGAATACGCTGGTAACGTAATATATTCAACATTTTATTATAAAACCCTCTAAAGCGCCACTTTATAGGTCACAGTTAgaacaaaggaaatgctttgagTTAAGAAAACAATGGGGACGCAGAGACGTTACTTAACAATTCTTGTCTGGGAAATGTATTTACCACCCAGCAGAGCCAACAgggcagaaagcacagctgctctcagccatcGTAGCTGGGTAGAGCTGGACAAGCTCTAGCAGACAGCAGGGTGTAGGGGGGGAGAGtgtggtgctgtgtgtgtgcttagGGTGGGGACGGGAGCTCCAGACAGCTTAGGATGGGGCAAAACAAAAGCTTCTTGGTGTCCGTGGCCTCCCTGTGCTTTGGAGAGGAAACTCCAGGTGGATGGATTTCTCTGTGCATCTCTTTGAATTGTAACGTCTCTACATTTTAGCAGTTCCAGGCACGCAATCTCTCTCATTGAACAGCTTGGACACGGAGCAGAGGGATGAGCTTTGCAGGACACAGCATCCAAAGGCTATGTTAAGTTTTAATGATCTAGAAATAAGGGTGATAGCACCAGGACAGCTAGCAGCTGTCCAGagacagggaggagagcaggtCCAGCACCCACCTGAACCCATGCAAAGGGGCTCTTTCCCACAGGGATGTTTAGCAATGTACAGCTGCTGCTATGGGCCGTGCTGTGGCTCTGCAGGGAACAGAGAGCATCAGCAATGTGGTGCTGCCAGGGCAGGAGCACAGAGATACCTCTACCTCCTCTCAGAAAGGGCATCAGGATCCAGCATCCTCATCCAGCAGGTAAGCAGGCCTGGGACTTTGGTACATCATTAACAACTCTTCAATTATGATTATTCGTTTTCAGAACCAACCCCCCAGGTGAAGGAGATCAAGCTCCTCAAGAACTTCTAGTGACTGCCTGGGAGATCATTTCTGCCCAGAGCCCCTGGTTCCACCAATCCGTAACACAGCATGAGAAGGTGAGTGGGGAATCCTCCTCCACGTTCTGGCAAATCAACCCTACCACAGGCTGGTAGCATTAAGCCTGTGGCGTGATGCATTTGGTCACTGAAAATCCTTGCTGCATGTGTACGTACAGTTAGTTCCCCGTTATGTTGAGAGGGTCCATCCTGCTGGACTGGTGCCTGCGTGCTTCTCATCTGCGTCTTGCTGATCAGTCAAGCCTGGGCATCTGGATGATCTGCAGCTGAGGGACAGCCAGCAGCAAGGCAGGTGAGACTTTAGCTGGCTGCAATTTGCCACGACAGGTTGAAAACCATGGGGGTATGAAGAATAGCAGAGGCCCGTCCTGAACTCACTACTGTCACTAATATAAGAAACCTTAATAACTCGTCAATAAACCTTCAGAGTAGAAATACACAAAACACCCCTATGTACAGTAACATTCTTGTTTACAGTAACTGGGTTAGGAATCTGATGCGAGGATTGCCACCGGTTGTTATTGTTTTTAGCTACGTGATGGGACTTGTCTGGAAAGAGCAAAGGTTGTTTGGGATAAGTggtagcagcagctgctgactcCACTGCTGCATCCAAGCAGGTGGCGTGAGGCGGAGGAGGCGCTTGGTGTGGGTTGTGTTGCACACCCAACATCCACCTACTGGTGTTCGAATCCCCTTTTCTATGCACGGGCAGTTCCAGTCTTTAGTCCATCTCTGAAAAATGTACTTCTAACTCGCGCCTTTTTTCTCCCATTCCTGCCAAAGAACAGAGGTGAATTAGTCAAAATGGTAAACCTGGCAAGCTGCAGTCGCTCTAATAAGCTCAGGAGCGGCCTGAATATCTGTTACCCAAGTAGTTTTGGCTACCCAGCAGGGAGGTCTACTTTCATTATAGACTTCCCATTCCAGACAGCAGAGGCACTGCTGCACATGAGCAGGATGGAGATGGTGTGCAACCCTTAAAGGAGAGGCAAAGAAAAGCTCAGCCAGTGTCTTTCCTTTGTTACAAAGACAGAACAGAGTAAGGAGAACTCCATCTGGAGCAGTGGAGAAACTGAAGCTGCTCCTGTCCATGGCAGGCTGCTGTTTCCAGCCACTGGAGACGTGGTCTCAGACCCCATGAGATGCCAAGCTATATTGCTTGGGGACCTCCCAGGAGCAGACCGTCACACTGCCTCCTAATTAAACCTCAAATGTATATCAGCATAGTTTCAGTGAGAGTAAACCACTCGTTTGCTCCACTTGCTGCCAACACAAGCAGTGTGGCTCAGCTCCAGTTCCAGTGATTAATATAAATCGCAGTCAGAACAAACTTGGGTGAAAAGACCAGAGGAAAACATGGCTGCTGTGAGGCATGGGTCAGCATGCTTCCCAAACACCCAACCTGACCACAGCCATCCCTGCTGGGCTGCCTTGCTGCCAGGACGGGGAGCAGTGGTTACCCCACACTCTCACTGGCACGTTACCTTAGCTTTCTGTAGGACCGTCCCCTTCCCTGTCACCATGACAGACAAAGGCCTGTTCTTCAGAGCCGTTGCTGAGTTGACTGGTGAGCTCTCTGCGCTCGTTGCTGGGCTGGCTGGTTTTGTTTGAGTCTGCaacaaaaataatggaaatcaCAATGACTTACTTCATTCCACAGAGAGAGATCGTTGCCTTTTTCAGCACTATCGTGTAGTAAAGCTCCACGCTCACAACCCAGTTGTTTTCCAGTGAAATAATGACTTTGAAACCTACCCGGGGGGCTGTATTCTCCAAATGCGTGGTGTCCACGGTGGTGCCCAGCGTCACAGGACCAGACTCTGCCTTCTTCAGGTTCTCCTTCACCTCTACCAGGCTGAGCTCCAGGTCCACCCTTCGGCTCTCCTTCTTCTTGCACTCTTCATCTATCTccttcagcctctgctccagGTTCTTGTCTGCAAGAGCAGGTAAGGTGCTGATGGCTGCAGGAAAttgggggtgaggggggggggggggcagggatcAGCTGCAGGAGTTTGCATTACTCCTGTACACGACTTATATTTTGCCCCAAGATGGACCATAGCAGAGCCAGCTCCTGTTCCAGTGTGATGTGGTCTAGCTCAGAGTGCCAAGTCTATCCTGGCTGCCACAGAACAGAGGCAAATCATGCCATCATGGCAGGGCCTGCCCATCCCTCCCATGCCACAAGACAGAAACGGGGGCTCAGGGTCCATGCTTTTCCAGTATTTCAGCACTGATTCCCCTGGCAGCGGGTCTCGTGTTAGCACGCCTATGGTCCTGAAGTTGGTGATGGAGGTGCAAAGACCCTTCTGGTCGCAGGTTTGTCACCTCTTTCACCCCCCTAGTCCCCACCTTGACTCTTGCCTGGCTCTACCTGTGCATCCTGCAAGCATCTCCTTCAACTCCCGCCTCTCCTTGCGCAGCTGGGTGAGCTGAGCCCGGATTTcatccttctccttctccagccgCTCCTTCTCCTCCGTAAACCGCTTCACCTCTGCCTCTGTCCTGTTCTTGCCCAGCTTGGTTTCCACCGCTGCCACTGAAAATGCAAGCCCCCAAGACCGTCTCAGACAGGGAAAATGCAAAAAGGAATACATTTTCAGGTACATACAGTCAAAAATGAGTGAGACTCGTGTAAGCCTTAGGAGGCTGCTTGTATAGTGCAGGGCAGAGCTCTCCACTCACCAGGCAGTGGCATCTTGGGTCGGTGTGCGGGCACCAGCTGTGGGCTGCCCACTGGTACAGAGCCTGCTGGTGGCTCAGGGGCGGTCTGCGGGAAggtgatgttctgctgctgcgTCTGGATTTTCACAGTGGGCACCTGTGCTGGTGGCTCTTCAGGTTCCAGCTTTTCTGGGTGTTTCTGAGGCAGAAGATAGGGGAAAGGAGGTGGGATGATGTGGTGGGGAACCAGATCGCTGCCGAATCCTGGCCCCAAACCACACTTTAAATACCTGCTCTGAGGTCTCCTCCTTTTTGCAGGGCTCGGCATCCTTATCCACTGGGGCTGTCTCAGCTGTGCTATCTGCTGCAGCCTTATTGCCAGCTCTCTCTAGAGCTGGCGAGCTCAGGGACGAAGGCTGACATGGCTTCTtgccagcacagtgcaggaagGACTTCACTGGGGTAAGATCCAGGTACACCCTGTCTTGGTCCCCCTCCAGCTTGCTCTCGCTCTTGGGTACTTCTTCCTGCAAAAGGTGAATGTTCCCATGAAAAGAGACCATCTGCTGCAGCCAGAAGCACAGGCCAAGTCTCACTGAAGAGCAGAGCACGTCAGGTAATCTGAGATGTTCTCCATAAACTCTTCCGTGATTGAATAGAGTCACAACCCTATTTTCTAAGCCCTTCCTTAAGGGATAAAGTGTATGGAAAGTCACCCCCGCTCTCCTTCATTATATCTTTCCAGTGGTTGCAGCCTCATGTGGGCATCTCAATTTTTTGTAGATTTAGGATCAGAGCCCTTGTCCCCCAGCAGAGCCTGCCCTGTGCTTATGGGATGGCTTTCCTGCAATGGGAGGAGTTTTGGTAAAACAGGGTCCAAAGAACCCACAGCCACCAAACCATCTGTGCTGTTAGCAGACAGAAAATGTGGGTTTTCATTGCACAAAACTGCTAATCTAAACACATCCTTCTGGAAACCTCCCACATTTCTCTGCACCTCCTCACCACTGCCCACTTCTCTGCCTCTTGCAAAAGCCTGGATGTCCCCAAGGGATAGGCCTCCCCTTCCCCAAGTGCTGTTCCCAGCTGGTGCACCTTACCGCTGGCACGTCCGGCAGATCCACATCATCATAGAGCTCTTCTTGCTGTACCCTCCCCTTGGGCAGGTTGTCAATGTAGGCATTGGGCTCGGAGTATTTCCTCTGCATTAGGCTGTGAACAGGCAGCAGGACATCCTATCAGGAGGGGTGGGTCTTGCTGCACCCTCACACTGTGCTGAATTTTGGAACATCTGTGCTTAAGGCTCTGCACACCCAGCCCCACCATCCTGGGTGCACACCCCTTTCCCCATGGCAGCAATGCAAAGGTTGAATGCATCACGTGGGGACAAGTGCTGTCCTGTCTTGCACTGGCTTTCAAAGAGAGCAATCAAGCTGCACCCATAGCTGAAGCATCGAAGGACCCCTGTCCAGCTTGGTCCCCACTCCCCCAGCTGCCAGAAGCCCTGTGGTACCCCATACGTACAAGAAAGAGTTCTTTGCAGCGCTCACGATGCAGGAGACTCTGTCAGCGTCCACGTAATCATAGGTAAATTCCTCTGGGTCTGTTTTTGAACCTGACTCAGACAAGAGGAGTCCCAGCCAGTGGCCCATTTCCTCCGAGGACTTCGCCTGTGAGGTGACCAGACAGATGTTATGAGCAGCTACAGCAGCATCCCTGGGCTTCCAGGGATACTACCAAGCTAGCCTTCGTAGGGAACTGCACTGGCAGCCCTCTGTCCTTGCAAGGAGGAAGATCAGAGTATTTATTATAGTAAACCTGagactatgttaaaaaaaaaaataaagaaatactgcTCTGTATCTGGACTGATTTGCAAATTTGGGACATAGATATATAAATGCAGCTCCTCTCTGCCCTAGAACGTGTGGTCAGCCTGCATTCTTCTTGCAATGGTGAGCAACTCAGCTGCACATGAAAGTGAAAACGTCTCTAGGACTAAAGATACTTTTGTGGAGCCAGCTGGGGGGAGAAGAGTGCATTTTCTGTTCCAGACCAGCAGAGTGCAGTAACACGATTTCCAAACACCAGACCCAAGCACAGCAAAGCCTGTGCATTCTTTATAGCAGAGCCCCAAAGCCTCCCCAGGGTCTTagcaaagaagagaaggggAGAGATTAAAATATGGTCAGAGAAGAACTTCAAAGAGAGCCCCCTAGCTACAACACACTCAGTACCAAATTCCCAGTGCAGGGAACAGCCTGCCATTTtgcaaaattaaacattaaatattGTGCCTGGAAGTCAGATTTAGCAAATAGCCACATGTACTTTCCAGTAGTGGATGACTTCCACCTGAAGCAAGAAGTGGGCTGACGCAGACAACTTTTGCTTTGATTTGAAGCATTAGAGCAGCAAGTACAAAGCAAAATTCAGGGTAAGTGAATCCTAAACTGGAAAGTATATTTTAAGCTTCCAATCTTGTTTAATTTAGCATAGAATTCAGTGCCAGGGAAGCCAGCCAGAGTCTATACGTTGAGTCTGACATCCCaacaaaatacagtttcttCCATTCacaaaacatacattttctcaGTACCTCTTCACGTCTGTAATTAGGCAAAATTTCTTGGACACGGACATACTCTGAACCAGAGGCTAAACAAAAACACCTAAAAACGTCACGGCAGGCACTCAAAGTCAGTTGTTTAGCTATAAATATTCCACCAActggaaaaatacaggaaatggCTCACATTGTCCACCTCCTACTATAATCACGCTGTTGTCGTCAGAGAGAACTAAGATTAGAGATAAGCAGTGCTGGATTCAGGCAAAGGAAAGTAAGTGATGGAGACGAATTCACTTTCAGGAGCAGATCTGGGATCAGTTTACTTGGGATGCACTCATAACCCATGGCTGAAAGCTCTTGCTTTCAGGAGAATAAGTTCTCTATTTCCTCTTAATCACAGAATTAAATCCCTGAAGTGACACCCCTCTCATTAAACATCAACTGTCTAAAATGTGTCCTATATAACTTAACCATCCCAGCTTAGCCTGTAGCCAGCGGAGAGAGATGGGCACCTTCAGAGGACCCTTCATCCCATCCTAAGACGAGTGCCTAAGATGAAGGCTGAATGGTCCTCTGGAGATGCCAGCATCAGAGGCAGCCTGGACTGCCTGCCAGGACACCTTCTAGTTGACTGTGAGCTGGTGAAACAAAGTTGGATGCTTCAGGCTCAGTTTTGCTGGACTGAAGGCTCCTCAAATGGCCTTGAAAGCATTTAGCTTTCAGGCAGAGGTTTTAGGCCTGCTATGACACCCAAGCTAAAAGAGAACATGTATGGAGATGTACACCTTACCTCCAGAACGACCCGTTCTTCCCCATTGTGCAGGATGCGGAAGGAATAGAGATGATCAGGGCTTGGCTCTGGGATAACTTCACAACCTGCCAAACTTaggggctgctgagccagttTGCTTCGGTTCTTGTCCTGGTAGAAATGGAGGTGACCATCCTTTATCTGACACCAACGGGATTTCCACTGGCTGTTCACTAGCACGTTCAGGTAACCTGCAAGCAAGCACAGGATATCTAGTCGTATTTTACACCCTACAGGCAGGTGCTGAGATCACTGCAAAAAGCCACAGGCAACGATGAAGAGCAAAAAACAAAGGTGAGTGGTCCTGAACCACACAAGACAGGTTGAAAGGGTGAAAATCTGTTCAAAATGGGACACCTGACATTCAAGTTAGGTCTGGAGCAGCAAGTTGGCTACATATGGTTGGACAAAACTAGGCCCAAGTGATGAATTCTAGTTGACCTACACGACCTCCTCCCACCTGAATCCCACGTCCTGGCTGAGCAGCACAAGGTACATGTCTGGCATTATTTGCCCTTCTTCTTGAGTCACCCAGTGAGCCCTTGCCTGCCCTCCTAAGCAACAGTCACCTCAACATGTAAAAGGCACCATGAGGTGCATGGAATTACTGGCAAGGACCAAGTTGGTAGTGGCCCTTTTGCCCCCTGCAGTGGGGTGACTTGATGCATAGCGTAGCCAGGTGCTCACCCCACAGTGCACACCACTCACATCACTTACTTGAAGTCTCCAGGGATCTCTCTGGGCTATCCAGAGAACTGGATTTTTTCCTCCCGAGGTTCATCAGGTTGCTTAGTTTTAGGCCAGTTGTGCCCTTCTTCTTaactaccaaaaaaagaaacaaaacatgcatGGCTTTTCAAACTCACACACACGCAGCCCACTGTCCCAGCTGGGTGtcctgcactgcagccatgCAACACGGCACTGTGGCACACACCCACAGAAACTCTGAGCTGCTAATTCATTacacaaagaataaaagcaatgaaatcaAGTTCACAAGCAGTTTTCACCCCACATCGGGTCAGTATGGGgtggcagcagcaagcagcagaagcagggtTAGTGGCATGCTTTGCCCGTGTTCCCAGGGGGAGTTTTTACCATCCTTTGTCTCGACCGCCTCAGGGTGcccatctgtgctgctgccactcTCTGAGGCTGCGGAGTACCTCTCGGAGAGGTCCATCTGCCAACAAGCACAGGACATCAGCTCTGCAGACGCACACAGCCTGCCCTTCCAGTAAGCATTCACCCCGGGGAATTTCTTTTCTGGCAGGGAACGTTCAGGTAGGAAACCTACAGCTTAGGATTCGACGATGCCAGTAAACCAGACATGTCACAGATTTGAGATCACACATTTCTAAGCCCCTAAAAGAGGACATGGGCAGAGGAAACGGCCAGATGCCCCAACAA includes:
- the AFAP1L2 gene encoding actin filament-associated protein 1-like 2 isoform X5 — protein: MEKYKALEQLLTELEDFLRILDKENLSSTALVKKSFLSDLLRVYTKSSGTGGDEEYIYMNKVTVNRQQGDQEKQDKALDGKNSLTNGDLGLHSSPPQKSLPELPPPKEQTCSSACPAERSGVLALHALNILSRICTGLNQEPVEVIPETKQPSVPKIESPEGYYEEAEPYDVSMNEDGEAVSSSYESYDEEESSKGKSATHQWPSTEATIELMKDARICAFLWRKKWLGQWAKQLCVIKDTRLLCYKSSKDHSPQLDVNLLGCTVIHKEKQVRKKEHKLKIIPMNADVIVLGLQSKDQAEQWLRVIQETSGLQCEGGSEGNQYIPDSQRLNYPKMDLSERYSAASESGSSTDGHPEAVETKDVKKKGTTGLKLSNLMNLGRKKSSSLDSPERSLETSSYLNVLVNSQWKSRWCQIKDGHLHFYQDKNRSKLAQQPLSLAGCEVIPEPSPDHLYSFRILHNGEERVVLEAKSSEEMGHWLGLLLSESGSKTDPEEFTYDYVDADRVSCIVSAAKNSFFLMQRKYSEPNAYIDNLPKGRVQQEELYDDVDLPDVPAEEVPKSESKLEGDQDRVYLDLTPVKSFLHCAGKKPCQPSSLSSPALERAGNKAAADSTAETAPVDKDAEPCKKEETSEQKHPEKLEPEEPPAQVPTVKIQTQQQNITFPQTAPEPPAGSVPVGSPQLVPAHRPKMPLPVAAVETKLGKNRTEAEVKRFTEEKERLEKEKDEIRAQLTQLRKERRELKEMLAGCTAISTLPALADKNLEQRLKEIDEECKKKESRRVDLELSLVEVKENLKKAESGPVTLGTTVDTTHLENTAPRTQTKPASPATSAESSPVNSATALKNRPLSVMVTGKGTVLQKAKEWEKKGAS
- the AFAP1L2 gene encoding actin filament-associated protein 1-like 2 isoform X2; the protein is MEKYKALEQLLTELEDFLRILDKENLSSTALVKKSFLSDLLRVYTKSSGTGGDEEYIYMNKVTVNRQQGDQEKQDKALDGKNSLTNGDLGLHSSPPQKSLPELPPPKEQTCSSACPAERSGVLALHALNILSRICTGLNQEPVEVIPETKQPSVPKIESPEGYYEEAEPYDVSMNGLFGRLAAAGPRPGLQVTEAVIYATITMDGEAVSSSYESYDEEESSKGKSATHQWPSTEATIELMKDARICAFLWRKKWLGQWAKQLCVIKDTRLLCYKSSKDHSPQLDVNLLGCTVIHKEKQVRKKEHKLKIIPMNADVIVLGLQSKDQAEQWLRVIQETSGLQCEGGSEGNQYIPDSQRLNYPKMDLSERYSAASESGSSTDGHPEAVETKDVKKKGTTGLKLSNLMNLGRKKSSSLDSPERSLETSSYLNVLVNSQWKSRWCQIKDGHLHFYQDKNRSKLAQQPLSLAGCEVIPEPSPDHLYSFRILHNGEERVVLEAKSSEEMGHWLGLLLSESGSKTDPEEFTYDYVDADRVSCIVSAAKNSFFLMQRKYSEPNAYIDNLPKGRVQQEELYDDVDLPDVPAEEVPKSESKLEGDQDRVYLDLTPVKSFLHCAGKKPCQPSSLSSPALERAGNKAAADSTAETAPVDKDAEPCKKEETSEQKHPEKLEPEEPPAQVPTVKIQTQQQNITFPQTAPEPPAGSVPVGSPQLVPAHRPKMPLPVAAVETKLGKNRTEAEVKRFTEEKERLEKEKDEIRAQLTQLRKERRELKEMLAGCTAISTLPALADKNLEQRLKEIDEECKKKESRRVDLELSLVEVKENLKKAESGPVTLGTTVDTTHLENTAPRTQTKPASPATSAESSPVNSATALKNRPLSVMVTGKGTVLQKAKEWEKKGAS
- the AFAP1L2 gene encoding actin filament-associated protein 1-like 2 isoform X1, producing the protein MEKYKALEQLLTELEDFLRILDKENLSSTALVKKSFLSDLLRVYTKSSGTGGDEEYIYMNKVTVNRQQGDQEKQDKALDGKNSLTNGDLGLHSSPPQKSLPELPPPKEQTCSSACPAERSGVLALHALNILSRICTGLNQEPVEVIPETKQPSVPKIESPEGYYEEAEPYDVSMNGLFGRLAAAGPRPGLQVTEAVIYATITMEDGEAVSSSYESYDEEESSKGKSATHQWPSTEATIELMKDARICAFLWRKKWLGQWAKQLCVIKDTRLLCYKSSKDHSPQLDVNLLGCTVIHKEKQVRKKEHKLKIIPMNADVIVLGLQSKDQAEQWLRVIQETSGLQCEGGSEGNQYIPDSQRLNYPKMDLSERYSAASESGSSTDGHPEAVETKDVKKKGTTGLKLSNLMNLGRKKSSSLDSPERSLETSSYLNVLVNSQWKSRWCQIKDGHLHFYQDKNRSKLAQQPLSLAGCEVIPEPSPDHLYSFRILHNGEERVVLEAKSSEEMGHWLGLLLSESGSKTDPEEFTYDYVDADRVSCIVSAAKNSFFLMQRKYSEPNAYIDNLPKGRVQQEELYDDVDLPDVPAEEVPKSESKLEGDQDRVYLDLTPVKSFLHCAGKKPCQPSSLSSPALERAGNKAAADSTAETAPVDKDAEPCKKEETSEQKHPEKLEPEEPPAQVPTVKIQTQQQNITFPQTAPEPPAGSVPVGSPQLVPAHRPKMPLPVAAVETKLGKNRTEAEVKRFTEEKERLEKEKDEIRAQLTQLRKERRELKEMLAGCTAISTLPALADKNLEQRLKEIDEECKKKESRRVDLELSLVEVKENLKKAESGPVTLGTTVDTTHLENTAPRTQTKPASPATSAESSPVNSATALKNRPLSVMVTGKGTVLQKAKEWEKKGAS